A single window of Colletes latitarsis isolate SP2378_abdomen chromosome 4, iyColLati1, whole genome shotgun sequence DNA harbors:
- the LOC143341122 gene encoding protein dispatched isoform X1 gives MEVWWFSRVIAHHPYTVVMVILIFSSTCLIVPLAVKTFPDFSDPQLGFQARGTMLAQRLIAWKNLMETNKPRGQLTDNPLEYYNYLRQSNQQNLQNSVNTQNHSWINQGIVRKKPKNKKKVGKKYQKQITNKTSEIDQIDGKDKWKKLIQLTNKNELNIVEDYKNEDHIESESFFCNLPSSAYARVVIGRNSENTNLWSMEGVLAQCHIDAELRSNPHFPSLCQMQMEHNSGRQKCCRSWSPANYVALLSNRSSCLGVTENDLSRVETLLQRCVYFYRNLRLTSNCAEDLNCQRHVPSECYTHNAAYHLLHYLLDTDFILDHKQHSQIKLNSTLKYVMIFLPIAVSSATLDFYKELNNDGLYYGKFCIKGMQLGLKSTLFDRLLVSDSILLVIGFVFVTVCIWAYTGSLLLTVTTIIAVIFSLGISYALYTLVLHIKFFPFINVLAIVVAVGIGADDAFIYCKIWEKGKEQKTSNDGLVRLVQETMKHAVPSMFVTSLTTAVAFFASVVSNVTAINCFSLFSGMTVIANFFLMVTWLPACVVLSEQFNLNVLPPANYIVRKIIRPLRLFEHKLSLGFNTFLTKIVINFRWCWLFSLGSMAAICCIIVFQYPGLQLPDTADFQLFDSSHTFERYDLIYSRKFWFEKHETIDNGDLLPLRFVWGIKPIDNGNYLDPDLKGTPEWDESFDVSHPESQLWLERFCQDLRTQPFYHGTLGPLLTNCFIESLHNWMKRRCEDPVDSNINYMPCCEKSTFPYNSTVLQQCAAEANVELYRTPSYLWARNGVSAGLKFLNEVNLTQVQVSNETNSIMVPIPKIKVLIVEYDSIYNYSLSFSSMNQFFHQVETWMQDQLKNAPLGMQGGWFVSRLEFYELQRTLYEGTLWAMGLSLILALTVLAFATLNPIISLYAIITIAAAIIVTVAGLILFGWKLDVLENVAVSTAIGLTIDFSLHYVVSYKACTSKERKERVKTALTQMGGPTLMASLTSGAAGAFMLPSCVMAYIQIGTFLLLVMGISWIYATFFLCPVLAIIGPSSHFAQFQYPKLNVLWKYLRKNKPRNVPETTTDNSRIRRKAKGRGMWSESTLSTSSTVCQFHCNEIEIFTRPPPSPSLPPSPSSALLH, from the exons ATGGAAGTGTGGTGGTTTTCTCGTGTAATAGCTCATCATCCTTATACTGTTGTAATGGTAATACTCATATTCTCTTCAACATGCTTGATTGTTCCTTTAGCTGTCAAAACATTCCCAGATTTCTCTGATCCTCAATTA GGCTTTCAAGCAAGAGGCACAATGTTAGCACAACGACTTATTGCTTGGAAAAATTTGATGGAAACAAATAAGCCAAGAGGACAGCTCACTGacaatcctttagaatattataattatttgcgCCAATCAAATCAACAG AATTTACAGAATTCTGTTAATACACAAAATCATAGCTGGATCAATCAAGGTATTGTCAGAAAAAAacctaaaaataaaaagaaagttGGAAAGAAATATCAAAAACAAATAACTAATAAAACATCAGAAATAGATCAAATTGATGGTAAAGATAAATGGAAAAAATTAATACAGTTAACGAACAAAAATGAATTAAATATAGTAGAGGATTATAAGAACGAAGATCACATTGAGAGCGAAAGTTTCTTTTGTAATTTACCATCTTCGGCTTATGCACGTGTAGTTATAGGTAGAAACTCTGAAAATACAAACTTATGGTCAATGGAGGGTGTGTTAGCACAATGTCATATTGATGCAGAGCTTCGATCGAATCCTCACTTTCCTTCTTTATGTCAGATGCAAATGGAACATAATAGTGGAAGACAAAAATGTTGCAGAAGTTGGTCACCAGCAAATTACGTTGCACTTTTATCTAATCGAAGTTCTTGTTTGGGTGTGACAGAAAACGACCTCAGTCGAGTAGAAACCCTCTTACAAAGATGtgtttatttttatcgaaatctTCGCTTAACATCAAATTGCGCAGAGGATTTAAATTGTCAAAGACACGTTCCAAGTGAATGTTATACGCATAATGCGGCTTATCATTTGCTGCATTATTTATTAGATACAGATTTTATATTGGATCAT AAACAGCATTCTCAAATCAAACTTAATTCAACACTGAAATATGTtatgatatttttaccaattgcTGTAAGCTCTGCTACTTTGGATTTTTATAAAGAGTTAAATAATGATGGTTTATATTATGGAAAATTCTGTATAAAAGGGATGCAATTAGGGTTAAAAAGTACATTATTTGACCGATTGTTAGTATCAGATTCTATTCTGTTGGTCATTGGTTTTGTCTTTGTAACAGTTTGTATATGGGCATATACCGGCTCTCTGTTACTAACTGTGACAACGATTATTGCAGTAATTTTTAGTCTTGGCATTTCATATGCATTGTACACTTTAGTTTTGCATATTAAATTCTTTCCATTCATAAATGTGTTGGCAATTGTCGTTGCTGTAG gAATAGGGGCAGACGACGCATTTATATATTGTAAAATTTGGGAAAAAGGAAAAGAACAAAAAACATCAAATGATGGATTAGTTAGATTAGTGCAAGAGACAATGAAACATGCTGTTCCATCTATGTTTGTAACATCTTTAACCACTGCAGTTGCTTTTTTTGCATCAGTTGTTAGTAATGTTACTGCTATCAATTGTTTCAG CTTATTTTCAGGAATGACTGTTATTGCAAATTTCTTTCTGATGGTTACTTGGTTACCAGCATGTGTAGTGTTGTCAGAACAATTTAATCTGAACGTTTTACCACCTGCAAATTATATAGTGCGAAAAATTATTCGACCTTTACGACTATTTGAACATAAATTGTCGTTAGGTTTTAATACCTTTTTAACAAAGATAGTAATTAATTTCCGGTGGTGTTGGTTATTCAGTTTGGGTTCCATGGCAGCAATATGTTGTATCATTGTTTTCCAATACCCAGGTTTACAATTACCAGACACCGCTGATTTTCAATTATTTGATAGTTCTCATACATTTGAACGATATGATTTGATATATTCCCGCAAATTCTGGTTTGAAAAACATGAAACA atTGATAATGGAGATCTATTACCGTTGAGATTTGTATGGGGCATAAAACCAATCGATAATGGTAATTATCTGGATCCTGATTTAAAGGGTACGCCAGAATGGGATGAATCTTTTGACGTATCGCATCCAGAATCGCAATTATGGCTGGAACGATTTTGCCAGGACTTACGAACTCAACCTTTCTATCATGGTACTTTAGGACCTTTACTAACTAATTGTTTCATCGAATCATTACATAATTGGATGAAAAGGCGTTGCGAAGATCCGGTCGATTCGAATATCAACTATATGCCATGTTGTGAAAAAAGTACATTTCCATATAATTCCACTGTGTTGCAACAATGTGCAGCTGAAGCTAACGTAGAATTATATCGTACACCCTCGTACTTGTGGGCTCGTAATGGTGTTTCCGCTGGtctaaaatttttaaacgaagtaAATCTCACCCAAGTACAAGTGTCAAATGAAACTAATTCAATAATGGTGCCAATACCtaaaattaaagttttaatTGTTGAATATGATAGTATATATAACTATAGTCTTTCCTTCTCAAGTATGAATCAATTCTTTCATCAG GTGGAAACTTGGATGCAGGATCAATTGAAGAATGCACCATTGGGTATGCAAGGTGGTTGGTTTGTTAGTAGATTAGAATTTTATGAATTACAGCGAACGTTATATGAAGGTACTCTTTGGGCAATGGGACTTTCATTGATCTTAGCGCTTACAGTATTGGCTTTTGCGACGCTTAATCCTATTATCAGTCTATATGCAATTATAACAATTGCTGCAGCAATTATAGTAACAGTTGCTGGTCTGATACTTTTTGGTTGGAAGCTGGATGTTTTAGAAAATGTTGCTGTGTCAACAGCAATAG GTTTAACTATAGATTTCAGTTTACATTATGTAGTAAGTTATAAAGCATGCACTTCGAAAGAAAGAAAGGAGAGAGTGAAAACGGCGCTTACCCAAATGGGGGGACCAACTTTAATGGCCTCCCTTACAAGTGGAGCCGCTGGAGCTTTTATGTTACCGTCTTGTGTAATGGCATATATTCAAATTGGTACATTTTTATTGCTCGTAATGGGTATAAGCTGGATATACGCTACATTCTTTTTGTGTCCGGTGCTAGCAATTATTGGACCATCGTCACACTTTGCCCAATTTCAATATCCAAA ATTAAATGTATTATGGAAATACCTTCGTAAAAACAAGCCTAGAAATGTGCCTGAAACAACTACAGATAATAGTAGAATTAGAAGAAAAGCTAAAGGACGAGGAATGTGGTCAGAATCTACTTTAAGTACATCTAGTACAGTATGTCAATTTCATTGTAACGAAATAGAAATTTTTACGAGGCCACCACCATCCCCATCCCTACCTCCATCTCCATCATCAGCATTACTTCATTGA